The sequence GGTAAGCCTCTCCAACAAGTTTCTGGAACATCCATAGGCTCCAGCTCTTTTCCGTAATTCTTTTCCTGCTGGTGTTCTTGGAGTGAAATGCTCTGACTTGGAAGTTACGCCCTTCAACTGATTTTGATTATCAGGATCAGGAAAAGATGCAGCTGACGAGGGACAGTTCAGCTCCAACTGAAGCTCACATAATGCTTCAGCCATGCTCAACGTCCTTGACCACCTACACAGAGGAAGCGAAGATTATAAGAAAAAGGCACATATATATTATCCAAACACCATACCAAGCTGCTACCCGGGCTACATGTCCACAATTTCACTTCTCATTAAACAATTGGATCATTCTCTTGGTTTCTTCAAAATCTTGACTTCCCTACTCAGCTTGCATAGCATCACTGGGTCGACTAGAAAAATTCTTAGCATAGGTTTATACTATATTGTCCGTTAATACAGCTACTCAATTCAACTACTCACTGGCAATTGCAGAGCAGCATACACTTCAGCATGTCCTCAAACAATGTCGGCGATCTAAACACTCTCCCAAATCCTCTCTCCTTTGCTTCTCCACAAATCTCCTGAAATTGTTTCACTCTTTTATTCTCTTCCACTGATAATCTCACCATTCGCCTCACTTGACCCTATATAACAGTAAAAGTAAAACCCAGCCAATAAAAAAGCCACACAAGGAAATGCATAAGGTACAAAATTTACACCAATACTTTCGGAAAAAGGAGTACCAGCAGAGAGCGTTGGTGTATAGTAGAAAGGGAATCAATACCGAGAACACGGAGAAGGAGGGAATGAGGATAATCCGACGGTTGAGTAATTTGGACGAGAACTGATTGTTCgtgatcatcatcgttaatgtTTTCGGAGAGGCGTAGTGGGCGTTCTAGGGTTTTGGAGAGAGTGTCCCATCGGTTTGGGGCCATCATGAATAGGCCGTGGCTACATACTGCTTTTTCCAAATCGAATGAGGCGCAGTCTCCGTTTCCGTCTTCGAGTGGTAGCTCCACCACCACGCTGAGGTGGCGATCGATCTCTTGCCGGTGCTGCATTTTACTGGTTAGACCGTTGGAAtgagagaagagaaagaagaaacaaataataaatcTGCAGAGCAGCATTATAGCCCCTTACGTTTGGTAAATGTTCATTTTcgcccttttttttttttttaagtatggTCAAACCTTAGTACTATTTACTAGGATTAATTACGTGAATgaattccttttaaaaaataattatttattttaaatatattctttaattattaccatttatagtaacttttttaattttttccttttctctgtatagctctttctttctttctttctctgtctcactttttctttctttctccctTACTGTGTctcactttctttcttttttctttcttgtttctttctttctttctccccttatttctttttttctttcttttgtactttctttcttgctttttCTTTGCTCTTTCTCCCTCTAttgctattattttttttccttttttttttgtagaatagTCAATAATTCTAGattgaataaaacttgtatcaatagATAATTAGACAAGTAATataatcgtaacaaatgaagaggTATAAAAgctgtaaaatgaattaaactttaattaaaatgtattacaaacatattaaagttgaattattagaagagaagtaatataatcgtaacaaatgaagaggCATAAGaaactgcaaaatgaattaaacttgaattaaaaatgtattacagacaaattaaagttgaattattagaagagaattaaatatgaatgcCGAATGTAGAAAACAAAGAGCATTTTTTGATCTGCATGTAAACtgaataaaatttgtatcaataatCGTAACAAATCAATTGATTAATCGCAAAgtgaaattaaaatacaaaagtGTATTACACAAGTATTAAAGTTAAGGTAGAAGAgagaattaaacatgaatacaaaaatgtaataaataaaatattagacaatgatttatagagtgaattaaacttatatttataatgaattaaacagGTATCCAATAGgaacaaataaatgaataaaaaactgcaaaatgaattaaatttgtattaaaattgtattaaacaatattaaatttgaataagaaCAGATAATAAAGAATGAATGGAAAACGTAACTATGACTGACAAGACAATGATTTgtagagtgaattaaacttgtatcaataatgaattaaacaagtatccaatagtaacaaataaatcaaaaggccgtgaaatgaattaaatttgcattaaaatagTATTACACagtatttaaaattgaattagaaaagagaattaagaatgaatggAAAACGTAATTAACAAAAGATATGACAATGATCAATAAATTGATAAGTTATATTAATATGGATTAAACAAGTATTCAATAGTGACAAATCAAtcaaaaaacttcaaaatgaattaaatttgcattaaaattgtattatctaattcaactttaatacagTTGCGCGCTCGCTCTAAAAAATAGACTATCCACAGTATAAATAGAGAATCAACAAGAACTGCCATTTGCCAGAAAACTCTTCTTTAAATCAATCCGTTCCACCAGCTCCGGAAAAACAGCAGGCACATGCTCTAAAAAAGCATGAAGCGTTTGCTGACGTTCGCGCctttcattttcaacatttAGAATTCTTTGATTAATTTGAGAAAGTCTTTCAGGCTCCTTCCGGCCCTGCGAGAACATATTCGGACACGCGCGCTACTCATATCGGTACTAGAAGGCGCAAATCCCCTCTTCGCCCAAGGAATGCTTACCGAAGGGAAATGTTAactacttgaataagaagaccGGAGTCTACCTTCGCATTAGGAGTTCCCTCATTTCAGATTATGTAAAGTACCCAAGGGCGTAAGCCTTTCGGCTGGTTTAAgatgatgagaaagaaatgaaagCCCATTTCGGGTTGATTCGATTCCCCCGCTTGCCCAGGAAATGAGTTGCGTAGCGGTTACAAGACCATTTCAAtgttatatttaattcatttcaatctaatatttctcctaaaatcaattttaaacttaaccaaaccatcttaaaattgagatataaactCCAAACGACATTTTTAATCATTTGTAGGAACTACCTATTCAAACTTAtcacaaatttataaaattcaaataatgaattcaaaatttgaagctttACAATGACCATCAATGGTGAACTCTTACTTCTgtaattttaaagatttaaaatttCTGCTTAAAAACgtaactttatacaaatttgcagtctttttgttcctcttttcatcttgtttttgaataaaaatagtgacatgaaaaaaattgatttgaggaatataattatttagataaaaagttcaaagaaaagaacaagaatttaaaaaaaagaagaggaggaaGATAAATAACATCAGTGAAAgagacaaaaaattaaaaaagtaaaaaaaaaagaaaaagaaagaggcaAAGAAGCagaaaagtaaaaagaaaaaaaaagagtcaaagAAGCAGAAGAATAGGAAAAAGGGTTGAGAAACAGGCGAAGACCGtccaattattttaatttcaaaaaaatgttatatttaattagaaaaattatgttgacataaatggtaaatatttttataatatagcatatttatgtgatttacacATATCGTGAAAAACGATTATCATTTAAACATACTTATAGAgataactaattaactaaaattGATGTCTTCAATTTCTATCGGCCTTTACatcttatttttttgtcttttgaatcattaaaattttagtcattttctAACGAacttgtatttatttaaatta comes from Solanum pennellii chromosome 1, SPENNV200 and encodes:
- the LOC107007170 gene encoding uncharacterized protein LOC107007170 isoform X2, which produces MLLCRFIICFFFLFSHSNGLTSKMQHRQEIDRHLSVVVELPLEDGNGDCASFDLEKAVCSHGLFMMAPNRWDTLSKTLERPLRLSENINDDDHEQSVLVQITQPSDYPHSLLLRVLGIDSLSTIHQRSLLGQVRRMVRLSVEENKRVKQFQEICGEAKERGFGRVFRSPTLFEDMLKCMLLCNCQWSRTLSMAEALCELQLELNCPSSAASFPDPDNQNQLKGVTSKSEHFTPRTPAGKELRKRAGAYGCSRNLLERLTEVEEIVDIGKPGVTVTPAFSVGEEVLQKSNLCQDTTEVWEVSISAPLNPDPSEDRKLSSFNQLGNFPSPKQLASLDESFLAKRCGLGYRAGRIIKLAKGIVEGSIQLNELEEACSNPSLSNYDKMAEKLREIDGFGPFTCANVLMCLGYYHVIPTDSETIRHLKQESQDRSFTFPKNSRFMRELPPYRMFREMLKIYMGSMHRFSS
- the LOC107007170 gene encoding uncharacterized protein LOC107007170 isoform X1: MLLCRFIICFFFLFSHSNGLTSKMQHRQEIDRHLSVVVELPLEDGNGDCASFDLEKAVCSHGLFMMAPNRWDTLSKTLERPLRLSENINDDDHEQSVLVQITQPSDYPHSLLLRVLGIDSLSTIHQRSLLGQVRRMVRLSVEENKRVKQFQEICGEAKERGFGRVFRSPTLFEDMLKCMLLCNCQWSRTLSMAEALCELQLELNCPSSAASFPDPDNQNQLKGVTSKSEHFTPRTPAGKELRKRAGAYGCSRNLLERLTEVEEIVDIGKPGVTVTPAFSVGEEVLQKSNLCQDTTEVWEVSISAPLNPDPSEDRKLSSFNQLGNFPSPKQLASLDESFLAKRCGLGYRAGRIIKLAKGIVEGSIQLNELEEACSNPSLSNYDKMAEKLREIDGFGPFTCANVLMCLGYYHVIPTDSETIRHLKQVHARTSTIQNVQRDVENIYGKYAPFQFLAYWSEVWHFYEERFGKLSEMPHSEYKLITAANMRRKRNGKCKKLKIASTEKLGV